In a single window of the Serratia quinivorans genome:
- the ychJ gene encoding Predicted metal-binding protein related to the C-terminal domain of SecA, which translates to MRSRFSAYVKHNVDYLIATWHPDCHATEWRNAIVDSFKNTEWLGLTVVEEKQGHEAGEGFVEFIAQFVDGNTGERQAMHERSRFLQLDQRWYYIDGTKPQPGRNAICPCGSGKKYKKCCGR; encoded by the coding sequence ATGCGTTCGCGCTTTAGCGCGTACGTAAAACACAACGTGGATTATCTGATTGCCACCTGGCATCCCGACTGCCATGCCACGGAATGGCGCAACGCGATCGTCGACAGTTTCAAAAATACCGAATGGCTGGGTTTGACGGTGGTTGAAGAAAAACAGGGCCATGAGGCCGGGGAAGGTTTTGTCGAATTCATTGCCCAATTCGTTGACGGTAACACCGGTGAACGCCAGGCGATGCACGAGCGTTCACGCTTCCTTCAACTTGACCAACGCTGGTATTATATTGACGGAACCAAACCCCAGCCGGGCAGAAATGCCATTTGCCCCTGCGGCTCAGGTAAAAAATATAAAAAGTGCTGCGGGCGTTAG
- the rssA_2 gene encoding NTE family protein rssA, translating into MRKIKVGLALGAGAAKGWAHIGVINALKKLGVEVDIVAGCSVGALVGAAFASHRLPAMETWVRSFSYWDVIRLMDLSWQRGGLLRGERVFNAVGQLLKIDDIAECSLKFGAVATNLSTGRELWLTEGDIHQAVRASCSMPGLLAPVWFDGYWLVDGAVVNPVPISLTRALGADIVIAVDLQHDAHLMQQDLFSVRSPDMDAAKDLPARNWRGRLRERISKMTTRKPNFTPTAMEIMGTSIQVLENRLKRNRMAGDPPDVLIQPYCPQISTLDFHRAEEAIEAGRLAVEKQLDKLLPLIKKQIIYGS; encoded by the coding sequence ATGCGAAAAATTAAGGTTGGATTGGCATTGGGCGCGGGGGCGGCTAAAGGATGGGCACATATTGGCGTGATCAATGCACTAAAGAAGTTGGGTGTTGAAGTCGATATAGTAGCCGGTTGTTCGGTTGGCGCATTGGTAGGGGCGGCTTTTGCCAGCCATCGTCTGCCGGCCATGGAAACCTGGGTGCGTTCATTCAGCTATTGGGATGTGATCCGGTTGATGGATTTGTCCTGGCAACGCGGTGGGTTGCTGCGCGGTGAGCGCGTGTTTAATGCGGTAGGGCAGTTGTTGAAGATCGATGATATCGCTGAGTGTTCATTGAAGTTTGGTGCCGTGGCGACCAATCTGAGTACCGGGCGGGAACTGTGGCTGACCGAAGGTGACATTCATCAGGCGGTGCGAGCCTCATGCAGCATGCCCGGCCTGTTGGCTCCGGTGTGGTTTGACGGCTATTGGCTGGTGGACGGCGCTGTGGTGAATCCGGTACCTATCTCATTGACCCGGGCGTTGGGGGCCGACATTGTTATCGCCGTTGACTTGCAACATGATGCCCATCTGATGCAGCAGGATTTGTTCTCGGTACGCAGTCCAGATATGGACGCGGCAAAAGATCTCCCCGCCCGTAACTGGCGAGGACGATTAAGGGAACGCATCAGCAAAATGACCACCAGAAAGCCTAATTTCACGCCAACGGCGATGGAAATTATGGGAACTTCTATTCAGGTGCTGGAAAATCGATTGAAACGCAACCGCATGGCGGGCGATCCGCCTGATGTGTTGATCCAACCCTATTGCCCGCAGATTTCAACGTTGGATTTCCATCGTGCCGAAGAGGCGATTGAAGCCGGCAGGCTGGCGGTTGAAAAACAGCTGGATAAACTGTTGCCCTTGATAAAAAAACAGATAATTTACGGTTCTTGA
- the hnr gene encoding response regulator of RpoS, which translates to MALPLTHKRILVVEDELVFRSVLVGYLKSLGAETSEAPNGLQALSLVDDVHPDLILCDLAMPEMDGIEFVEHLRLQGVQTPVLVISATDKMADIAKMLRLGVQDVLLKPVTDLNRLREAVLGCLYPNMFTSPAIEEVELFQDWDALSKNPSEAVKLLKQLQPPVQQTVAHCRINYRQLTTSENPGLVLDIAALSDKDLAFYCLDVTRAGDNGVLAALLLRALFNGLLQDHLANQRHRLPQMSALLKQVNQLLRQGKLEGQFPMLVGYYHTEYKNLILVSAGLHANVNTGDNQIQLSNGVPLGTLGATYMNQISQHCAAWQCQVWGSGGRLRLMLSAE; encoded by the coding sequence ATGGCATTACCATTGACTCACAAGCGCATTTTGGTCGTTGAGGACGAACTGGTTTTTCGTTCCGTGCTTGTTGGCTATTTGAAATCGTTGGGGGCGGAAACCAGTGAGGCCCCCAATGGTTTGCAGGCGTTGAGTCTGGTGGATGATGTTCATCCCGATTTAATCCTGTGCGATCTGGCGATGCCGGAAATGGATGGGATTGAGTTTGTCGAACATCTGCGGCTGCAAGGAGTGCAAACTCCGGTGTTGGTGATTTCGGCTACCGATAAAATGGCGGATATCGCCAAAATGTTGCGGTTAGGCGTTCAGGACGTATTGTTAAAGCCGGTGACCGACCTTAATCGTCTGCGTGAAGCGGTGTTGGGGTGTCTGTATCCCAATATGTTCACTTCGCCGGCCATTGAGGAGGTGGAACTGTTCCAGGACTGGGATGCGCTGAGTAAAAATCCTTCCGAAGCGGTGAAGTTGCTCAAACAGTTACAACCACCGGTGCAGCAGACCGTGGCTCATTGCCGGATTAATTATCGGCAATTAACCACTAGCGAGAATCCGGGACTGGTGCTGGATATTGCGGCACTGTCGGATAAAGACCTGGCGTTCTATTGTCTGGATGTGACCCGCGCAGGAGATAATGGCGTATTGGCGGCACTGCTGCTGCGCGCATTATTTAATGGATTGTTGCAAGATCATTTAGCTAATCAGCGTCATCGACTGCCGCAAATGAGCGCATTGTTAAAGCAGGTTAATCAATTATTACGTCAAGGCAAGCTGGAAGGGCAATTTCCGATGCTGGTCGGTTATTATCACACCGAATATAAAAACCTGATCCTGGTCTCCGCCGGCCTGCATGCCAATGTAAATACCGGTGATAATCAAATTCAACTGAGCAACGGTGTGCCACTGGGAACGCTGGGTGCGACGTACATGAATCAAATCAGTCAGCACTGTGCCGCCTGGCAGTGCCAGGTTTGGGGCTCGGGTGGCAGGCTACGCTTGATGCTCAGCGCTGAATAA
- the galU_2 gene encoding UTP--glucose-1-phosphate uridylyltransferase: MPAVNRKVRKAVIPVAGLGTRMLPATKAIPKEMLPLVDKPLIQYVVNECIAAGINEIVLVTHSSKNSIENHFDTSFELEAMLEKRVKRQLLDEVQSICPKGVTVMQVRQGVAKGLGHAIMCAYPLVGDEPVAVILPDVILDEYSSDLKKDNLHEMLQRFEQTGISQIMVEPVPHKDVGNYGVADCKGYELQPGESAPMVSVVEKPSPEEAPSNLAIVGRYVLSADIWPLLSKTPPGAGGEIQLTDSIEMLMQQETVEAYHLKGISHDCGNKLGYMQAFVEYGMRHAGLGQEFTQWLKQLLAADKK, translated from the coding sequence ATGCCTGCTGTAAATCGTAAAGTCAGAAAGGCTGTGATCCCGGTTGCAGGCTTGGGAACACGGATGTTACCGGCGACAAAAGCCATTCCTAAAGAAATGCTGCCGCTGGTTGACAAACCCTTGATCCAATACGTTGTCAATGAGTGTATTGCGGCAGGGATTAACGAAATTGTGTTGGTTACCCATTCCTCCAAGAATTCGATCGAAAACCATTTCGATACCAGTTTTGAACTGGAAGCGATGCTGGAAAAACGAGTTAAGCGTCAGTTGCTCGATGAAGTGCAGTCTATCTGTCCCAAGGGCGTTACCGTAATGCAGGTGCGTCAGGGGGTGGCTAAAGGCTTGGGTCACGCGATTATGTGTGCCTATCCACTGGTGGGTGACGAACCGGTGGCGGTGATTTTGCCGGACGTGATCCTCGATGAGTACAGCTCCGATCTGAAAAAAGACAACCTGCACGAAATGCTGCAGCGCTTTGAGCAAACCGGTATCAGCCAGATTATGGTGGAACCTGTGCCGCATAAAGATGTTGGCAACTATGGCGTGGCCGATTGCAAAGGGTATGAGCTGCAGCCGGGCGAAAGCGCCCCGATGGTTAGCGTGGTAGAGAAACCTTCGCCGGAGGAAGCCCCTTCCAACCTGGCCATTGTTGGCCGTTATGTGCTCTCCGCCGATATCTGGCCGCTGCTGTCGAAAACCCCTCCGGGCGCTGGTGGTGAAATCCAACTGACCGACAGCATTGAAATGCTGATGCAGCAAGAGACGGTAGAGGCGTATCACCTGAAAGGGATCAGCCATGACTGCGGCAACAAGCTGGGTTATATGCAGGCATTTGTCGAGTATGGCATGCGCCATGCCGGGCTGGGCCAAGAGTTCACTCAGTGGTTGAAACAGTTACTGGCCGCTGATAAAAAATAA
- the tuaD_2 gene encoding UDP-glucose 6-dehydrogenase tuaD, translating into MKVTVFGIGYVGLVQAAVLAEVGHDVMCIDIDERKVENLKKGNIPIFEPGLTPLVQQNYEAGRLQFTTDAKAGVEHGTIQFIAVGTPPDEDGSADLKYVTAVARTIAEHMTDHKVVIDKSTVPVGTADKVRQVMEETLRKRGSTVPFDVVSNPEFLKEGAAVADCMRPERIVIGTDNKDVIEPIRELYEPFNRNHDRMIMMDIRSAELTKYAANCMLATKISFMNEMSNLAEMLGADIEKVRQGIGSDSRIGYHFIYPGCGYGGSCFPKDVQALIRTAEHIGYQPKLLQAVEQVNYQQKYKLTKFIKHHFGEDLKGKTFALWGLAFKPNTDDMREASSRVLMEQLWEAGATVQAYDPEAMNEVQRIYGQRDDLKLVGTKEAALQGADALVICTEWQNFRAPDFDVIKGSLKQPVIFDGRNLFDPERLESRGFTYYAIGRGASIQPVI; encoded by the coding sequence ATGAAAGTAACAGTTTTTGGTATTGGCTATGTTGGCCTGGTGCAGGCTGCGGTGTTGGCTGAAGTCGGCCACGACGTTATGTGTATTGATATAGACGAACGTAAAGTCGAAAACCTGAAGAAAGGGAATATCCCTATTTTTGAGCCAGGCCTGACGCCGTTGGTGCAGCAAAACTATGAAGCAGGTCGCCTGCAGTTCACCACCGATGCTAAAGCCGGCGTTGAACATGGCACCATTCAGTTCATTGCCGTGGGCACGCCACCGGATGAAGACGGCTCTGCCGACCTGAAGTATGTGACTGCCGTGGCCCGCACCATCGCGGAACACATGACCGATCATAAAGTGGTGATCGATAAATCTACCGTACCGGTTGGCACCGCAGATAAAGTCCGTCAGGTTATGGAAGAAACGCTGCGCAAACGCGGCAGCACGGTTCCGTTCGATGTGGTTTCCAACCCCGAATTCCTGAAGGAAGGCGCGGCAGTAGCAGACTGCATGCGTCCTGAGCGCATTGTTATCGGTACCGATAACAAAGATGTGATTGAACCTATTCGCGAGCTGTATGAGCCGTTCAACCGCAATCACGATCGCATGATCATGATGGATATTCGCAGTGCTGAACTGACCAAGTATGCTGCCAACTGTATGCTGGCGACCAAAATCAGCTTTATGAATGAAATGTCTAATCTGGCCGAAATGCTGGGTGCAGACATTGAGAAAGTGCGTCAGGGTATCGGTTCTGATTCCCGTATTGGCTATCACTTTATCTACCCAGGCTGCGGCTATGGTGGCTCCTGTTTCCCGAAAGACGTTCAGGCCCTGATCCGCACGGCTGAACATATCGGCTATCAGCCAAAACTGTTGCAAGCCGTAGAGCAGGTTAACTATCAGCAAAAATATAAGCTGACCAAGTTTATCAAGCATCACTTTGGTGAAGATCTGAAAGGCAAAACCTTTGCGCTTTGGGGGCTGGCATTCAAGCCAAATACCGATGACATGCGTGAGGCTTCCAGCCGGGTGCTGATGGAGCAACTGTGGGAAGCGGGTGCTACCGTTCAGGCCTACGACCCTGAAGCCATGAACGAAGTTCAGCGCATCTACGGTCAGCGTGACGATCTGAAACTGGTAGGCACCAAAGAAGCGGCGCTGCAGGGCGCTGACGCGCTGGTTATCTGTACCGAATGGCAGAACTTCCGCGCGCCAGATTTCGACGTGATTAAAGGTTCGTTAAAGCAGCCGGTGATCTTTGATGGTCGTAACCTGTTTGATCCTGAACGTCTGGAAAGTCGTGGCTTTACCTATTATGCGATTGGTCGCGGTGCGTCCATTCAGCCGGTTATTTAA
- the rffG_2 gene encoding dTDP-glucose 4,6-dehydratase 2, producing the protein MKFLVTGAAGFIGYHTAERLLAAGHQVVGIDNLNDYYDVGLKMARLDLLADKPAFRFIKLDLADREGMAQLFAEHQFQRVIHLGAQAGVRYSLDNPLAYADSNLIGHLNVLEGCRHNKVEHLLYASSSSVYGLNRKLPFATEDSVDHPISLYAATKKANELMSHSYSHLYGLPTTGLRFFTVYGPWGRPDMALFKFTKAILAGESIDVYNHGEMHRDFTYIDDIAEAIVRLQAVIPQANASWTVEQGSPATSSAPYHVYNIGNSSPVKLMEYISALEQALGIEARKNMLPMQPGDVLDTSADTAELYRVIGFKPETSVEEGVKRFVEWYKSFYKVQ; encoded by the coding sequence ATGAAATTCCTGGTTACAGGCGCGGCAGGGTTTATTGGTTATCACACCGCTGAGCGTCTGTTGGCCGCTGGGCATCAGGTTGTCGGTATCGACAACCTGAATGATTATTACGATGTGGGCCTGAAAATGGCTCGCCTCGATCTGCTGGCGGATAAACCCGCCTTCCGGTTTATTAAGCTGGATTTGGCCGATCGCGAGGGCATGGCGCAGCTGTTTGCTGAGCACCAGTTCCAACGGGTGATTCATCTGGGTGCTCAGGCCGGGGTGCGTTATTCATTGGATAACCCGCTGGCGTACGCAGACTCGAATCTCATCGGGCATTTAAATGTGCTGGAAGGGTGCCGACACAATAAAGTTGAGCATCTGTTATATGCCTCATCCAGTTCGGTATATGGTCTGAATCGTAAGCTGCCCTTTGCGACCGAAGATTCTGTTGATCACCCGATATCTTTGTATGCGGCAACCAAGAAAGCCAATGAGCTGATGTCGCACAGCTACTCCCACTTATATGGTCTGCCAACCACCGGTCTGCGTTTCTTTACCGTATATGGCCCGTGGGGACGCCCGGATATGGCGCTGTTCAAATTTACCAAGGCCATATTGGCGGGTGAAAGCATCGATGTATATAACCACGGTGAGATGCACCGTGACTTTACTTACATCGACGATATCGCTGAGGCTATTGTGCGGTTGCAGGCAGTTATTCCTCAGGCAAATGCTAGCTGGACGGTTGAGCAGGGTTCACCGGCGACCAGTTCTGCGCCATACCATGTCTATAATATCGGCAACAGCAGCCCGGTAAAGCTGATGGAATATATCAGTGCACTGGAACAGGCGTTGGGGATCGAGGCGCGTAAGAATATGCTGCCGATGCAGCCTGGCGACGTGTTAGATACCAGTGCCGATACTGCGGAACTTTATCGTGTGATTGGCTTCAAGCCTGAAACCAGCGTTGAAGAAGGTGTGAAGCGCTTTGTTGAATGGTATAAGTCTTTTTATAAAGTTCAGTAA
- the hns gene encoding global DNA-binding transcriptional dual regulator H-NS, translating into MSEALKILNNIRTLRAQARECSLETLEEMLEKLEVVVNERREEDSQAQAEVEERTRKLQQYREMLIADGIDPNELLQTMAATKAAGKAKRAARPAKYQYKDENGELKTWTGQGRTPAVIKKAIEEQGKSLDDFLL; encoded by the coding sequence ATGAGCGAAGCATTAAAGATTTTGAACAACATCCGTACTCTACGCGCACAGGCAAGAGAATGCAGCCTGGAAACGCTGGAAGAAATGCTTGAAAAACTGGAAGTTGTTGTGAACGAACGTCGCGAAGAAGACAGCCAGGCTCAAGCAGAAGTTGAAGAACGCACCCGTAAACTGCAGCAATATCGTGAAATGCTGATTGCTGACGGTATTGATCCTAATGAACTGCTGCAAACTATGGCTGCAACTAAAGCCGCTGGTAAAGCTAAACGTGCAGCACGTCCGGCCAAATACCAATATAAAGACGAAAACGGCGAACTGAAAACCTGGACTGGCCAGGGCCGTACCCCAGCAGTGATTAAGAAAGCTATCGAAGAGCAAGGTAAATCTCTGGACGATTTCCTGCTGTAA